A genomic window from Paenibacillus sp. FSL K6-0276 includes:
- a CDS encoding ABC transporter ATP-binding protein, which produces MLRKSLSHLKWWICGYILLGFTIQLLSSLGIVVFQKILDKATMINSFGEISNLIMVYGGLLAGVVILNYVDEYPSVYLSNSITERLKILALSKISKIDYQAYQDMGTGQMIKVIENGAAAGNSMIYSFFLKTLHELLPTLLFSLIFISFYDLRIMVVIAAGYVVIFLITNLLLKFLYAMKATILQEQEKMSRFSIRGFMELVVFRTNKRYEKEIDKLSQTARTIIHKNAQLQMIHEAFFAIFELFVTVIKVVVLIYGVKSIVAGDTSLGVVVALFMFIDKIYSPIAIFNVLFVDYRLNKVTYRRFEEFIDAPEDRNLESGEVVTEIHGNIEFKDVSFDYGNVGILNNLSFSVGRGMSVAIVGLSGGGKSTLIKLIVGLLKKNKGELLLDGKDIDEIHLDSYYDHISYLSQDTPIFDATIRDNIVFDEHTLSDEELYEILGKVHLQEKVSHLPDRLDTLVGEKGVKLSGGERQRLAFARIIAQKRNVLILDEPVSALDNITEQSLMETILKEFKDKTIIIVAHRLNFIKDVDKILVVDQGSVVGEGKFDDLIEHCEAFKALWSRKISFTNAD; this is translated from the coding sequence ATGTTAAGAAAGAGTCTATCCCACCTGAAATGGTGGATATGTGGTTATATTTTATTGGGTTTTACTATTCAGCTGTTGAGTAGTTTAGGCATTGTAGTGTTTCAAAAAATATTAGACAAGGCCACGATGATCAACAGCTTTGGTGAAATATCTAATTTAATCATGGTGTATGGGGGTTTGTTGGCTGGGGTGGTGATCCTAAATTATGTGGACGAATACCCTAGTGTATATCTATCGAACAGTATAACGGAGAGATTAAAGATACTTGCACTATCTAAAATATCCAAAATCGACTATCAAGCCTATCAGGATATGGGCACAGGGCAGATGATTAAAGTGATCGAGAACGGGGCAGCGGCTGGAAACAGCATGATCTATTCTTTTTTCCTCAAAACATTACATGAGTTATTGCCCACTCTTCTGTTCAGTCTAATCTTTATCAGCTTCTATGATTTAAGGATCATGGTAGTGATTGCAGCTGGCTACGTGGTCATCTTTTTGATAACGAATCTGCTGTTGAAATTTCTGTATGCGATGAAGGCTACCATTCTCCAGGAACAAGAAAAGATGTCCAGATTCTCTATCCGTGGATTTATGGAATTGGTCGTCTTCAGAACTAATAAACGATATGAGAAAGAGATCGATAAGTTAAGCCAAACCGCACGCACTATCATTCATAAAAATGCCCAGCTACAAATGATTCACGAAGCTTTTTTCGCGATATTCGAGCTGTTTGTCACGGTAATTAAAGTCGTCGTCTTGATTTATGGTGTGAAAAGTATTGTCGCAGGTGATACGTCACTTGGTGTTGTGGTCGCATTGTTTATGTTTATTGATAAGATTTACTCGCCGATTGCCATTTTCAATGTTCTATTTGTAGATTACAGACTGAATAAAGTGACCTACAGAAGATTTGAGGAATTTATTGATGCCCCAGAAGATAGAAATTTGGAGTCCGGAGAAGTCGTCACTGAGATCCACGGCAATATTGAATTTAAGGATGTATCTTTTGACTATGGTAATGTAGGAATTCTGAACAACCTGAGCTTTTCCGTTGGGCGAGGAATGTCCGTTGCTATTGTCGGATTAAGTGGAGGCGGGAAATCTACCCTGATAAAATTGATCGTAGGATTATTAAAAAAGAACAAAGGTGAACTCTTATTGGATGGTAAGGATATCGATGAGATTCATCTGGATAGCTACTATGATCACATCTCTTACTTATCACAAGACACGCCGATTTTTGACGCGACTATAAGGGACAATATTGTATTTGATGAGCATACCTTGTCCGATGAAGAGCTGTATGAGATTTTGGGAAAAGTTCATTTGCAGGAAAAAGTAAGCCACTTACCGGATCGTTTAGATACTTTGGTGGGTGAAAAAGGGGTTAAATTGTCAGGCGGGGAAAGACAGCGATTAGCTTTTGCCAGAATCATTGCCCAAAAAAGAAATGTTCTAATTCTGGATGAGCCGGTGTCAGCACTTGATAATATTACGGAGCAAAGTCTCATGGAGACGATTTTAAAGGAATTTAAGGACAAAACCATCATCATTGTTGCCCACCGACTGAATTTTATAAAAGACGTTGATAAGATACTGGTAGTGGATCAAGGCTCGGTTGTGGGTGAAGGGAAGTTTGATGATTTAATAGAGCATTGCGAAGCTTTTAAAGCGTTATGGAGTAGAAAAATATCGTTTACAAATGCTGATTAA
- a CDS encoding NUDIX hydrolase, which translates to MAWPTHIVAVGGFAENEQGDILLVKTHHGGWVFPGGQVEVGENLIDALIREIKEESGIDVTVSRLIGVYSNTGIHKWYDGVTDVPTKVMFDFICKPVGGELCTSEETSEVMWVVKEKVLDWITQPAIRTRYQAYLDYDGNTRYMDYVTGDTFEVYLDRTV; encoded by the coding sequence ATGGCTTGGCCAACACATATTGTAGCGGTAGGTGGATTCGCGGAAAATGAACAAGGAGATATCCTTTTAGTAAAGACTCATCATGGAGGCTGGGTATTCCCTGGTGGACAAGTAGAGGTCGGAGAGAACCTAATCGATGCATTAATTCGAGAGATTAAAGAGGAAAGTGGAATAGATGTTACGGTTTCTCGATTGATTGGTGTGTATTCGAATACAGGCATTCATAAATGGTATGACGGTGTGACGGATGTTCCTACCAAGGTCATGTTTGATTTTATCTGCAAGCCCGTGGGTGGGGAATTATGTACCTCGGAGGAAACATCTGAAGTGATGTGGGTGGTAAAAGAGAAAGTGCTTGATTGGATTACACAACCGGCTATTCGTACCCGCTATCAAGCTTACTTGGATTACGATGGGAATACGAGGTATATGGATTATGTAACTGGAGATACGTTTGAAGTCTATTTAGATCGAACGGTGTAA
- a CDS encoding LysR family transcriptional regulator — MNLHALRLFHVIASTGSVTRASETLSISQPAITAQIKKFEKELSFALFKPQGRGIALTDAGEELALLAKRLFAVEQQIEQFAQDYVNGTNGSIRLAATYLPAHFLIPTWIAKFKQQYEQVEMVITTTNSSDALKQLLNVEVDMAIYGGIAEAYPDTIQTEELFQDELWFVVAPHHRYANQQISLSEMMKESFVMREEGSSTRERLLSLCRTYNMPAPTISLQFNGLHEAIQAVIAGYGANFVSSLVVREYVERGELCRIYVEGIHLKNSIAICTRKNEPLSASAANLIQMIRQNPYTFEGIKA, encoded by the coding sequence ATGAATCTACATGCGTTACGCTTATTCCATGTGATCGCATCAACGGGAAGTGTGACACGCGCCTCAGAAACTTTAAGTATCAGTCAGCCTGCGATTACTGCTCAGATCAAGAAATTCGAAAAGGAACTGTCCTTCGCCTTATTTAAGCCTCAAGGGAGAGGGATTGCATTAACGGATGCGGGCGAAGAGCTTGCTCTACTCGCCAAAAGACTCTTCGCCGTCGAACAGCAGATCGAACAATTCGCCCAGGATTACGTTAACGGCACGAATGGAAGTATTCGTCTAGCCGCGACGTATTTACCCGCTCACTTCCTTATCCCTACCTGGATCGCAAAGTTCAAACAACAATATGAACAAGTAGAAATGGTGATTACCACCACCAATTCAAGCGATGCTCTGAAGCAGCTGTTAAATGTAGAAGTGGATATGGCGATTTACGGAGGGATTGCCGAGGCATATCCAGATACGATCCAGACAGAGGAGTTATTTCAGGACGAGTTATGGTTTGTGGTCGCACCCCATCATCGCTATGCGAATCAGCAAATTTCTCTATCCGAAATGATGAAAGAATCTTTTGTCATGCGTGAGGAAGGAAGTTCGACGAGGGAGAGATTATTATCCTTATGCCGTACATACAACATGCCAGCTCCCACAATCTCTTTGCAATTTAATGGACTACATGAAGCGATCCAAGCGGTCATCGCCGGATATGGCGCGAACTTCGTCTCTTCGCTCGTTGTACGCGAATATGTAGAACGTGGAGAGTTATGCCGAATTTATGTTGAAGGAATACATCTGAAGAACAGCATTGCGATCTGTACGCGGAAAAATGAACCTTTATCAGCCTCGGCGGCAAACCTTATTCAGATGATCCGCCAAAATCCCTATACCTTTGAGGGCATTAAAGCATAG
- a CDS encoding O-methyltransferase encodes MNQTTTWDKVDQYITERLIPQDSVLEEVLSANQQAGLPPFDVSPSQGKFLNLLVQMKGARRILEIGTLGGYSTIWMARALPSDGHIVTLELDPSHAQVAGANFSLAQVDDLVELRIGDALGQLSQMEQEGVEPFDFIFIDADKPNNPNYLQWALQFSHPGTVIIGDNVIREGEIINKNSKDPRVVGVREFYDLLAEEPRISATAIQTVGSKGYDGFVLGIVNS; translated from the coding sequence ATGAATCAAACGACTACATGGGATAAAGTCGATCAGTACATTACAGAGCGCCTAATTCCACAGGATTCCGTGCTCGAGGAAGTGTTGTCCGCTAATCAACAGGCAGGGCTGCCGCCCTTTGATGTTTCACCTAGTCAGGGTAAGTTCCTTAACCTATTGGTTCAAATGAAAGGTGCACGCCGGATTCTGGAGATTGGCACTTTGGGTGGGTATAGCACGATTTGGATGGCAAGAGCGCTCCCGTCTGACGGACATATCGTTACTTTGGAGCTAGATCCATCTCATGCTCAGGTGGCAGGGGCCAATTTCTCGCTTGCTCAGGTAGATGATCTGGTAGAACTTCGTATAGGCGATGCTTTGGGGCAATTGTCTCAGATGGAACAAGAGGGTGTGGAACCCTTTGACTTTATATTCATTGATGCGGACAAACCGAACAACCCTAACTATTTACAATGGGCGCTTCAATTTTCCCATCCCGGAACGGTGATTATTGGCGATAATGTGATCCGAGAAGGTGAGATCATTAACAAGAATAGCAAAGATCCTCGTGTAGTAGGCGTACGGGAATTTTATGATCTGTTGGCTGAAGAGCCTAGGATTTCGGCTACTGCCATTCAGACGGTGGGAAGTAAAGGGTATGATGGATTCGTATTGGGGATTGTGAATAGCTGA
- a CDS encoding GNAT family N-acetyltransferase produces MQPTFETQRLILRPFQSTDANKVQELAGDIEVARTTLSIPHPYPDGAAESWIGACRKRADDGEGFPFALISKESNTLIGCMSLNIDKSHRRGELAYWVGSPFWGNGYATEAAKKLIDFGFEDLLLNKIWAAAMSRNPASSNVMKKAGMRFEGEFKRHILKWDKFEDLVFYGLTRIEYEDRCS; encoded by the coding sequence ATGCAACCTACATTTGAAACACAAAGGTTAATTCTAAGACCGTTTCAATCAACAGATGCCAATAAAGTTCAAGAGCTTGCTGGGGATATTGAAGTAGCTAGAACAACGCTGTCTATTCCTCATCCATACCCTGATGGAGCGGCTGAATCTTGGATTGGTGCCTGTAGGAAGAGAGCAGACGATGGTGAAGGATTTCCTTTTGCTTTAATTAGTAAAGAGAGTAATACCTTAATAGGTTGTATGAGTCTAAATATAGACAAATCGCATAGAAGAGGTGAACTTGCTTATTGGGTAGGTAGTCCCTTTTGGGGAAATGGATATGCGACGGAAGCGGCAAAGAAACTGATCGATTTTGGATTTGAAGACCTGCTATTAAATAAAATATGGGCAGCGGCAATGTCTAGAAATCCTGCTTCCTCCAATGTTATGAAAAAAGCTGGAATGAGATTTGAAGGGGAATTTAAACGGCATATTTTAAAATGGGATAAATTCGAGGATCTAGTCTTTTACGGGTTAACTAGGATTGAATATGAAGATAGGTGCTCCTAA
- a CDS encoding ABC transporter permease: MSINVLMLRNLRKNIRNYYLYVFALVFSVALYFAFVTLQYDPSMDAVEGSVKGGAAIKSASVLLVVIVSIFLLYANTIFIKRRGKEIGLFQLIGMTKSKIFRILTAENFILYFGSLILGIAVGFSVSKLILMILFKTMGIDAIASLHFSTPALIQTLIVFFVIYLLIMLMNYGFIKRQSILSLFRVTSTTEGNAKKLSVFEMIIGIAGIGLILLGYSISSRLFSGDLTSMTQLTISMITILASVIVGTYLFYKGSVSFIFHLIRKKKNGYLNIKEVLSLSSIMFRMKSNAVLLTIITTVSALALALLSLSYISFYSAEKSAKLYVPSDFILTDTHDADIFKEALVAKNLVFTEKKIEVIQVDVNMEKAMGENPKGSSIVSKIMPLPVISENALEGIDVSPDETYFTKTSSALDNLISLKDEGPIEFKGAHEVIPQVYTTINKDAPILGYFTGGGLPVAIVDESTFERLQKDLDPALQKKSTLNIGIDMKERASVEQANELFQNMKFKDKSINDSQLETKNNQKQNMGLIMFIVAFLGLTFLITSGCILYFKQMDESENEKPNYTILRKLGFTQGDLLRGIQMKQLFNFGIPLVIGLLHSYFAVKSGWFFFGTELMTPMILVMILYTALYSIFAVLSVFYYKKVIKESL; encoded by the coding sequence ATGAGCATTAATGTACTGATGCTTCGAAATCTGCGAAAAAACATCAGAAATTACTACCTGTATGTGTTCGCTCTCGTCTTTAGCGTAGCCTTATATTTCGCCTTTGTTACGTTGCAATACGATCCCTCGATGGATGCGGTAGAAGGGTCTGTCAAAGGGGGCGCAGCAATCAAGTCCGCCTCGGTCTTACTGGTCGTGATTGTATCCATTTTCCTGTTATATGCTAACACCATCTTCATTAAACGGCGCGGTAAAGAAATTGGACTATTTCAGTTAATCGGGATGACCAAAAGTAAAATATTCCGTATTCTTACTGCCGAGAACTTCATACTATACTTTGGTTCTTTAATTCTAGGAATAGCCGTAGGCTTCTCAGTTTCAAAATTAATCCTCATGATTCTTTTTAAAACGATGGGGATCGATGCGATAGCCTCCCTTCATTTTTCTACCCCGGCCCTGATCCAAACGCTAATCGTATTCTTTGTAATCTATCTCTTAATCATGCTGATGAATTATGGCTTTATTAAAAGACAAAGCATTCTATCTCTGTTCCGGGTGACCTCAACCACAGAAGGCAACGCGAAAAAGCTATCCGTCTTTGAAATGATCATAGGGATCGCTGGGATTGGATTGATTCTGCTTGGCTATTCGATTTCATCTCGATTATTTAGTGGAGACTTAACATCAATGACTCAACTAACTATATCCATGATCACTATTCTGGCTTCAGTTATCGTTGGGACTTATCTTTTTTATAAAGGCTCGGTAAGCTTTATCTTTCATCTCATTCGTAAAAAGAAAAACGGGTACCTGAATATTAAAGAGGTGTTATCTCTCTCCTCCATTATGTTTCGTATGAAATCAAATGCCGTATTATTAACCATCATCACAACGGTATCGGCACTGGCGCTAGCTTTATTATCCTTGAGCTATATCTCTTTCTACTCTGCTGAGAAAAGTGCGAAGCTCTATGTCCCGTCAGATTTTATTCTTACAGACACCCATGATGCTGACATTTTTAAAGAGGCGTTAGTTGCGAAGAATTTAGTGTTTACAGAAAAAAAGATAGAAGTCATTCAGGTAGATGTAAATATGGAGAAGGCTATGGGTGAGAATCCAAAGGGATCCAGTATAGTTTCTAAGATCATGCCCCTCCCAGTTATTAGCGAAAATGCACTAGAAGGCATCGATGTATCACCGGATGAGACCTATTTTACAAAGACAAGTAGTGCACTGGATAATCTGATTTCGCTGAAAGACGAAGGCCCCATTGAATTTAAGGGAGCGCATGAGGTTATTCCGCAGGTATATACAACTATAAATAAGGACGCACCTATTTTAGGGTATTTCACAGGTGGCGGCTTACCTGTTGCGATTGTAGACGAATCGACTTTTGAACGCTTACAGAAAGATCTAGATCCAGCCCTTCAAAAAAAATCCACTCTTAATATCGGAATCGATATGAAAGAACGGGCAAGCGTTGAACAGGCTAATGAGCTTTTTCAGAACATGAAATTTAAAGATAAAAGCATTAACGACTCTCAATTGGAGACGAAAAACAATCAAAAACAAAATATGGGACTCATCATGTTTATCGTTGCCTTTCTGGGGTTAACCTTCCTGATTACCTCCGGATGCATTCTTTACTTTAAACAAATGGATGAGAGTGAGAATGAAAAGCCCAACTACACAATCCTAAGAAAGCTTGGTTTCACGCAAGGTGATCTGCTTAGAGGGATTCAGATGAAACAATTGTTCAATTTCGGGATTCCATTAGTCATAGGTCTGCTTCATAGCTACTTTGCCGTGAAATCCGGCTGGTTCTTCTTCGGTACAGAGCTTATGACACCAATGATTCTGGTGATGATCCTTTACACCGCTTTGTATTCGATCTTTGCAGTGCTGTCCGTCTTCTATTATAAAAAGGTGATTAAAGAGTCGCTCTAA
- a CDS encoding ABC transporter ATP-binding protein — protein MAILEATKIHKSYGNKLNKQSVLSGLDISIEEGEFVGIMGSSGSGKTTLLNVLSSIDQISNGSITIEGNEISNMKEKQLAEFRKNHLGFIFQEYNLLDTLTVKENILLPLSITNTPKKIANEKFESVAKELGIYELKNKYPNEISGGQKQRTSAARAFIHDPSIIFADEPTGALDSKSASDLLNKLSELNQRRKATIVMVTHDPVAASYCSRVIFIKDGTIYTQLNKGDESRQVFFNDIIKTQGVLGGVQNEH, from the coding sequence ATGGCAATTCTAGAGGCCACTAAAATTCATAAAAGCTACGGAAATAAATTAAACAAACAATCCGTATTGAGCGGACTGGATATTTCTATAGAAGAAGGTGAATTTGTTGGGATTATGGGCTCTTCCGGTTCAGGAAAGACGACACTGCTTAACGTGCTCTCGTCGATTGACCAGATCAGCAACGGATCAATTACCATTGAGGGCAATGAAATTTCCAATATGAAAGAAAAGCAATTAGCTGAATTTCGGAAGAATCATTTAGGCTTTATTTTTCAAGAATACAATCTCTTGGACACGCTGACGGTGAAGGAGAACATCCTATTACCTCTGTCCATTACCAACACCCCCAAGAAAATCGCCAATGAGAAATTCGAGAGCGTCGCAAAGGAACTGGGGATTTATGAATTAAAGAATAAGTACCCGAATGAAATTTCCGGGGGCCAAAAACAACGTACCTCCGCAGCTCGGGCCTTCATTCATGATCCAAGCATTATTTTTGCTGACGAGCCTACCGGAGCCTTGGATTCTAAATCTGCTTCTGATTTGTTAAACAAGCTAAGTGAACTAAATCAAAGACGAAAAGCAACGATAGTTATGGTTACACATGATCCAGTGGCTGCTAGCTATTGCAGTAGAGTTATTTTTATTAAGGATGGTACGATCTATACGCAATTGAATAAAGGGGACGAATCCAGACAAGTCTTCTTCAACGACATCATAAAAACACAAGGTGTATTAGGTGGTGTGCAGAATGAGCATTAA
- a CDS encoding sensor histidine kinase: MIKKYLLERSSWIILVLFTNLFILFVTYMDPSIPLSSVLYLVSLSMLFFVMFLILRYPRETRFYKSLAERDDDLDLTSIATPESPFEKIIEESITNQAKLLKQAASHNLMTLEQEKDELLSWIHEVKTPLTAMHLMIERMEDDVMKKHLTYEWLRIHLLLDQQLHQRRIPFIENDLYIEHIDLETLIFGEIKTLKSWCIQKGIGFELNLEVAEVLSDAKWLAFILRQLLTNAVKYSEASDITVNSYQQAEHIVLEVKDGGRGIDPKDLPRIFDRGFTSTTVHRDNAATGMGLYLAKKAAQSLFIVIGVESRLGSGTTFTLTFPLKNEFVKLSSV; the protein is encoded by the coding sequence ATGATTAAAAAGTATCTCTTAGAAAGAAGCAGCTGGATCATACTAGTTCTCTTTACCAATCTATTTATACTCTTTGTCACTTATATGGATCCGTCGATTCCACTCTCTTCGGTTCTCTATCTGGTCTCCTTGTCGATGCTTTTTTTCGTGATGTTCTTAATCCTTCGCTATCCCAGGGAAACCAGGTTCTATAAAAGCTTAGCTGAGCGAGATGATGATCTGGATTTAACGAGTATCGCCACCCCCGAAAGCCCGTTTGAGAAAATTATTGAAGAGAGCATCACCAATCAAGCTAAATTGTTAAAACAGGCTGCTTCGCATAATCTAATGACGCTAGAGCAAGAGAAAGATGAACTATTATCTTGGATTCATGAGGTGAAGACCCCTCTAACCGCAATGCATCTAATGATTGAGCGTATGGAAGATGATGTAATGAAGAAACATCTGACCTATGAATGGCTGCGAATTCATCTTCTACTGGATCAACAGCTCCATCAAAGGCGGATTCCCTTTATCGAAAATGATTTATATATAGAACATATTGATTTAGAAACGCTTATTTTTGGTGAGATTAAGACGTTGAAATCCTGGTGTATTCAGAAGGGAATTGGCTTTGAACTAAACTTGGAAGTAGCTGAAGTGCTTAGTGATGCCAAATGGCTGGCTTTTATCCTCCGACAACTACTAACCAACGCCGTAAAATATAGCGAAGCTTCAGATATTACAGTGAACAGCTATCAGCAAGCTGAGCATATTGTTCTTGAAGTGAAGGATGGTGGGCGCGGAATAGATCCCAAGGACCTGCCTCGTATATTTGATAGAGGGTTTACTTCCACCACGGTGCATCGCGACAATGCCGCCACAGGCATGGGATTATATTTAGCCAAAAAAGCAGCGCAATCCTTGTTTATCGTCATCGGGGTTGAGTCGAGGCTCGGATCAGGGACGACGTTCACCTTAACCTTTCCACTCAAAAATGAATTCGTGAAGCTCTCAAGCGTGTGA
- a CDS encoding response regulator transcription factor, with product MKNLKLLLIEDDTTLFNEIKERLTQWSYDVYGIQDFSNVTQEFIEIKPDLVIIDIQLPKFDGFHWCRMIRSHSNLPIIFLSSRDHPTDMVMSMQLGADDYIQKPFHFDVLIAKVRAILRRVYNYNTDNIELKTWCGATVDYERNLLTHDMGSIELTKNEIFILKLLIEKKNKIVTREELINSLWDDKRFISDNTLTVNVNRLRKKLDELGLGVFIETKVGQGYMAIEEESL from the coding sequence GTGAAGAATTTGAAGCTATTATTAATCGAAGACGACACGACGTTGTTTAATGAGATCAAAGAGCGACTTACGCAGTGGTCTTATGATGTGTATGGCATTCAAGATTTCAGCAATGTCACGCAAGAATTTATAGAGATCAAACCTGATTTAGTCATCATCGACATCCAATTACCTAAATTCGATGGATTTCATTGGTGCCGAATGATTCGCTCCCACTCCAACCTTCCGATTATCTTCTTATCGTCCCGTGATCATCCTACGGATATGGTAATGTCCATGCAGCTTGGAGCTGATGACTATATTCAAAAGCCCTTCCATTTCGATGTACTCATTGCCAAAGTACGTGCGATTCTTCGACGTGTCTATAATTACAATACGGATAACATTGAACTCAAAACATGGTGCGGAGCCACCGTGGATTATGAGAGAAATCTATTGACCCATGACATGGGATCGATTGAGCTTACGAAAAATGAGATTTTTATATTGAAATTGCTTATTGAGAAAAAAAATAAAATCGTCACCCGCGAGGAATTAATCAATAGCTTGTGGGATGATAAACGTTTTATAAGTGACAACACCCTTACCGTCAACGTAAATCGGCTTCGAAAGAAGCTGGATGAGCTTGGATTAGGTGTTTTCATTGAAACGAAAGTGGGACAAGGGTATATGGCCATCGAAGAGGAATCGTTATGA
- a CDS encoding TetR/AcrR family transcriptional regulator: MINKRKEQVVHKAHELFIEKGYHATSIQDILNHSRISKGSFYNYFPSKGDLFKAVFTSIHVRLEEGRNSLLIGQDPSDIKIFAEQIQLVMKINKKNKLLQLVEDALVSNDPDLITFIKKTKFSLLTWVYERFLHIFPADKKPYLLDGAIIFTGILQNMLQINSAMNEVITSKQIIDYCTTLIQTIVEEVSEMGIQLISPDHVDKLLPAAEYTDFFNNDLSFATISLKKIIERSFAPGDANLTNYLKLLYFVQEEIMNNKEPRQFLIESALLSLRTCPNLNEAKEFKHYQDVLSKML; the protein is encoded by the coding sequence ATGATAAATAAACGAAAAGAGCAAGTGGTTCATAAAGCACATGAATTATTTATTGAAAAAGGCTATCACGCCACATCCATTCAGGATATTTTGAATCATAGTCGGATTTCCAAAGGATCTTTTTATAACTATTTCCCTTCCAAAGGGGATCTCTTTAAGGCTGTATTTACGTCTATTCACGTTCGACTTGAAGAAGGACGAAATTCGCTACTTATAGGTCAGGATCCCTCTGACATTAAGATATTTGCTGAGCAGATTCAGCTGGTTATGAAAATCAATAAAAAAAATAAATTGTTACAGCTCGTTGAGGATGCTTTGGTCTCCAATGATCCAGACTTAATTACATTTATCAAAAAAACGAAGTTCAGCCTGCTAACCTGGGTATATGAACGTTTCCTTCATATTTTCCCTGCCGATAAGAAACCCTATTTACTGGATGGAGCCATCATTTTTACCGGGATTCTGCAAAATATGCTGCAAATCAACAGTGCTATGAATGAAGTCATCACCTCTAAGCAAATCATTGATTATTGCACTACTCTTATCCAAACCATTGTTGAAGAAGTAAGTGAAATGGGCATTCAACTCATCTCACCAGATCACGTGGACAAGTTATTACCCGCAGCGGAATACACTGATTTTTTCAATAATGATTTATCCTTTGCGACAATAAGTTTGAAGAAAATTATAGAGAGATCCTTTGCGCCAGGTGATGCGAACCTCACCAACTATCTAAAGCTGTTGTACTTTGTCCAGGAAGAAATCATGAACAACAAGGAACCGAGGCAGTTCTTAATCGAAAGCGCTCTGCTATCCTTAAGGACATGCCCTAATCTAAATGAAGCCAAAGAGTTTAAGCATTATCAGGATGTATTATCTAAAATGCTGTAA